The following proteins are encoded in a genomic region of Cherax quadricarinatus isolate ZL_2023a chromosome 5, ASM3850222v1, whole genome shotgun sequence:
- the Ublcp1 gene encoding ubiquitin-like domain-containing CTD phosphatase 1 has translation MKSITVKWNGKEYDIEVDESVMTVKDFKDAIEKQTCVRPHRQKLLNLKLKGKTPDDDTKMGAISLRPGTKIMMMGSLEASVEEAQRIPDDLPPVINDLDIEEEEVAIENRSEYLQKVEKRVKEYEVKILNEMRPGKKLLVLDIDYTLFDHRSTAETGAELMRPFLHEFLTSAYKNYDIVIWSATSMKWIEEKMKLLGVSTHPEYKITFYLDSLAMITIETQKYGVIEVKPLGVIWGKYKHYTQQNTIMFDDLRRNFLMNPQNGLKIRAFRQAHQNRATDRELLRLAAYLEDIAQLSDISALNHSKWEHYRKDGYN, from the exons ATGAAGTCTATCACTGTCAAGTGGAATGGCAAGGAGTATGATATTGAGGTGGACGAGTCTGTTATGACGGTCAAGGACTTCAAAGATGCTATTGAGAAGCAGACCTGTGTCAGACCTCACCGCCAGAAGCTGCTTAATCTGAAGCTGAAAG GAAAAACTCCGGATGATGACACCAAGATGGGAGCAATCAGCCTAAGACCAGGAACAAAG ATAATGATGATGGGTTCCTTAGAGGCTAGTGTTGAGGAAGCTCAGCGTATTCCAGATGACTTGCCTCCGGTCATAAATGATCTCGACATTGAAGAGGAAGAAGTAGCTATTGAGAATCGCTCTGAGTACTTACAGAAA GTTGAGAAACGAGTCAAGGAATATGAAGTGAAGATCTTGAATGAAATGCGGCCCGGGAAGAAGTTGCTCGTACTGGATATCGACTATACCCTGTTTGATCATCGGTCAACAGCTGAGACGGGGGCAGAGCTTATGAGGCCATTTCTTCATGAGTTTCTCACCTCAGCTTACAAA AATTACGATATTGTGATCTGGTCTGCCACAAGCATGAAATGGATTGAAGAGAAGATGAAGCTCCTGGGAGTGTCAACTCACCCAGAGTATAAGATTACCTTTTATCTTGACTCTCTTGCCATGATCACTATAGAGACTCAGAAATATGGTGTCATAGAG GTGAAGCCTCTGGGAGTCATATGGGGAAAatacaaacactatacacaaCAGAACACTATAATGTTTGATGACCTACGGCGAAATTTCCTGATGAATCCACAGAATGGACTGAAGATTCGAGCTTTCCGGCAGGCTCACCAGAACCGAGCCACTGACCGTGAATTACTGCGTCTGGCAGCCTACTTGGAGGACATTGCTCAGCTATCTGATATTTCTGCTCTCAATCACAGTAAATGGGAGCATTATCGTAAAGATGGCtataactga